A stretch of DNA from Vanacampus margaritifer isolate UIUO_Vmar chromosome 1, RoL_Vmar_1.0, whole genome shotgun sequence:
TCTGTATGATATTGCTCAAGAAACAACAGCAAAGTAGCAGATTTTTCCTCCCGCCAGTCTTGTGTCCTACTGAGTCAGAGGTTGTTTTGTCACTTCTCTCAATTATGTATTCATGACCGTTACAGCATTGAATTCATGCACGGGAAAGAAACCAAGAACGTTGGATACTaatctatttttgtatttgccaGCCCTGGCGTCTAGTCCAATCTATCCGACAAAAACATACATGCGCTGTAGATTGGCATTTCAAGCTGTGTGCCTGCCCGCTGACTCATTCCGAAGTCAAGAAAATAACACTTATGCTTGTTATTCATCTTCACTTGTTGATTTTCATTGAAAAAGCAAATGAATTGGTAATGACACTTGTGCTGTTTTTCGAGCGTTCAATGCTCCAGACTTTTTGGATTTCCCATCTGTGCCCTCTCACAAACAGCCCCCACAACCCACCTCCCCAGCCCAAAACGGCATCACAGAGCAGACTGTGCGTGTGTTCGTCTCCCTTCCAACACTCAATGTGGTGTGTGAAACGCACACACACCTCTTTTCTGTTATACTGCACCCAACCATCTCATATTGATCGTAATGGAAGCTGCCCTCTAACAGCTGTCTCCTTCTTTACTATTATTCTTTAATTTGAAGATTTATGTATAATAGGCTCACTCAAATGTGTGCACTCCAGTTTTTTTGAATCAAGCGAAAAACATTCATTCATCTGAATGTTTCTCACGGGAAAAAAGTGTCACATATTAAGCCATAATTtcaaagcatttatttttgtattcccccccccccccccactaattAATCTTTTTGTGTGTACcagtatacgtttttttaaacatagtcACAGTCCTGTTATATCCTCTTGAAAAGCACTTCCGTGGTTCACGATAACCTCTTGACGTACAAAGTTACATTACATAAGGCtaacaaatacaatattgtcGTTACTTAGAACTAATTTACTCCAAAcaaagtctatttggtccctctCTAAACAGAGAGTAAATTTTACGTACAGTATTTTTAGTGTACGAGAGAATTTGtctatcccatgaaaaaaactattaaagatttttcactcacaAATTCGTGATTTGACAAAATTTTACTcatttatgaaaaatataaaaaacattacacgagggttgagaaacaaactcacaacTGAAAACATCAGCTCTTGGAGTAGAGCgacatactttttttaatttatttttacttttttaaatttctttgtttctttacaCTGTTtatagtgggaccaaatagactctgtttagagtcaaATGTACTACACAGAATTGACCGTAATGACCATTGAACTTCAAGGCGGGGCGAACTAAAAACGTTGCCGTTCATCCAGGCAGTGTGTGACTGCGTTCCCTTGGCGCTCTTCGACGCCATCACATGGCTGGGCTACTGCAACAGCACCATGAATCCCATCATCTACCCGCTCTTCATGAGGGACTTCAAGCGAGCACTTGGGAAGCTCTTGCCCTGTTGCTCTTCACGGTTGCCAAGGCAACCATCGCCAGCGCTCTCCCTGTCCCTCCGCAACTCGGGAGAGCCCAACATTTGCAGCGAGCCTCCGTCCCCCCCTCTGGCTTCTGACACCACACCTCCACCTGCCACCGCCACAGACGCCGTCAATTTGATGGATGCCGAGCATGCTGGGATCGAACTGCCTCTTCCCAATCAGGTAGTCACATTAAACCACTAACACTGAGTTATAGTCTTGAActagaagactttttttttttttttaataggtcaAAGCGACCTTTTGTTACCTCAAGAGTTTGAGCCTTTTTCTGTTACCTGTGCCTGTATAAGTTTTTCCTTTCTTCAGTACGCTTTTAGTGTAATGCCCTCGCATGTGAAAAGGACAGCAACAGTCACCAATGCACTTGTCAGCAGTTTATTGACCGCCAGGAAAACAGTAAAACACATAAATACACTCAAAAGCACACAAACATGGAAACTGCTGTTAGCCGAAGCTCTGGCTTAGACACTTACAGATTCGTCAAAGTCGCCAAAAGTGGATAAAAGCACAATTGGATTAGCTGTTCTATTTAGTAATATTCTCAAAATATAATactaaaaatataatacaaGAAATATAGcttttaaatgtagttaaaaaaaagaagcttttagtCTAAAACATAAATtcttacattatttaaaattactAAAGGAAATTTAAATTGTGTTGACATTACTTCAtttgtctacatttttagtgGTTATTAAAACCCTTCCTTCATATTCACTTgaagcttccttttttttttcttcacttgaaGCTTCCTAAGTGTTGGCTCGGGTATGTTTTCATGAGAAATTAGTcagaaaatgcacacaaaaaaaaaacgtattaacaaaaagtattttaggGTTAGGCGAGGTCATATTATTTTCACAGTACGTTATCTAAGGCCTACCGCTAACTGAACGGCGCGGCTGAATGCAAATGAAGTGGAACATGGAGAAAAAATGTGTTGGCAACTCACACTAGCACACTCACCGAACACTGCACATCTACGGAAGTGCTGCAGCCCCGCAACCCTGTATAGAGTTTTGAGAATCCATTGTACTGTCTGACGTAGGCTActgttatgttgttgttttttttaactgaaccACAAAGTCATGGCGTGATTGCCAAGGAAGATGCAGATTTCTATAAAGAGAGGAAATGGACAGGAATAGAAAAGTGTGGATATTTTGAGAGGCTGACTGACTGCACCCGTGCATTTCGGCCACAGAGCCTTCCCATGCTATGCTTTTAGCAACGGGTACATCTGGTCtgaaattacagtatacaattaaatatttttataaaaacacaatatgtactgtatggtaTGGCTTGGCGGTGCTGCGGCAGACGGGTGGTTCTCGGCTACGCGTCATACCTGGAAATGTGCGGTTTTGATTGGACTAGCCGACGCTCAGCCACTCATAAAAACTAGTGGCAGAACCCTGCACATTGCGTGACAGTTCAGTCGCATTCGGCCACGTCGCTCGGTCTGCAACGACTCTAAGAGGCACGGTGGCTCTTAAGGCGGCCTTACAACAAAAAGGTTTGCAGTGTCAACTCTCaactgtgtggagtttgcatgttctctctgTGCTTGGGATCAAACCACCTCATTTTTGTACAGAATCTTTCTGACTTGTCACGAGAAGTTTAAAATTCCGACATTCCTCGATGACTCAAACAAAGAGTTGATAAAAATCTTGAATTAAGCAGCTGGTTTATGACTGCTCTGCAGTCCATAATGTATCATCCCAGCTCCATGAAACATGTTCATCATCCACCTCGGCCTGCTCTTCACTCTCATTAAAAACAGGTGTATGATTAGTAGCGCTTACCTGACAGAGAGGTGCATTGTTCCTGTCTCTGGGTGGACTTTCTGACTCATTATCGTCACTACTGAGGGTGTCCAACAGGTCTGAGATATCGGGGACGTCCCAGCCATCGGCCATCTCTGTTGTCCTTGTTGAGTCCTCACGGATGTCTGCGAAACAAGTCCCAGCCTCCTGGACGGGATTTTGGGGTGCCCGCAACTGCTGCTTGATTTGGGTTTGGTCCGGGGTGTCAACTGTGCCCGTAGCCTTGGTTACAGGTTGACGAAGCATGAAGGAGGATCCTGGGACCTCTTTAGTTGGAACTCCCACAGCCACCAAAATGGTGTCCATTTGACGCATGTAGTCTAAGTGACCTTTCACCTGGGGaacattaaaatgtgtttaaatgtcattttttaatatttatattttttccttatgaACAAGACTTTTTCTGactatgtaaaaatgttttttttaaaaatccatgtAAATTTTTTCCATTCCTTAAAGGGCAACTTGAGTCAAAAATCTTCCTTGCAATATGTGCCCCCATTAGCCTAAACACAGTATTGTATTGGaggaataagaattaagcagaTTCATCAacctgttttcatccatctcaggtggctgCCACTTTGACATTATACCGCCCTCTGCTGTCTGAAATTGACGTACCGGTAAATGTGCCCTCGCATTCCACCAAAgccatattaatcagaataccgtgtttagactagtgagggcataaaaaaacatattcctgcaaagaaaaaaaatacttgagttgccctatataaaaaaaacaacaactaattgTTCTACGTTGTGGCTAATGTACTGTATCTTCACActgcttttgttttcctttttatgttAAGCTCAGTTTATGTTTGCATTAGTGTAATGTGTCATTGTGGTGTTAACACTgaggatcatttaaaaaaaaaaatctgacaaactGGTTCCACcatttttgcatcatttttcAAGAAGATTGTTGTATTGACCCATGTTTTAGTTTCTGGGTTTTATAATTCATATATCTAAAATAATGTTTGAGATTTAAGTCcctgtaaaatgaaaataaatgtcttctaaatttgacacaccacagagaagaCTGCTGTCAACAACCCTGCCAAATctgaatgattaaaaattgcaaAGTATAATACGTAGTAGCTGTCAACACAAACAGTTTGTTGCTGCCGTGTGTGCTCAAGTATTGGAAGTTTAATGACCATAAAGAGgaacatggaaaaaaatgaatggaccGCATGTTCAACTGGCAAGTTTGTCTCAGACTTTCATTCTGGTATGGCATCACAATTAAAGCTTTAGCCTCTAAAACAACAATAACCTTTCAGTCCATTTGGGAATATGGAAGTTAACATTTCCACTTACGCAAAAATCTAAATATCACCCAATCTTGTGAGAGTGGACTTTTCTGCCGAttgatatttttgaaatatctTACTTTAATGCTACACTCCACACCAGTTAAAATTGATATACTACTTAATGAATTTGATTATGTTTTAAGTTATATCCACCAAGAGTGTCTTAATTGACAGACTTCCAGATGTGATATTTTACAGTTGAATGGGCAACTCCTACCATGCACTAATTAGTTGTATGCactcaaaaatgtacttcacttcacttcagtgcctctattaaaaaaaatgaataaataaaaaaatgactcacCACAGAGGAGAGGTCTACATTGATAACACGGCGATCCTGGATGCTGATTGGTTGTAGCCCAGCAACACAGAGCTGAGCAGCTGAGCTTCGGTACAAGAACCCCAGGAGCCAATCCCCTCTGAAAGGTGGACATGGAAAAAAGACATTGTAAGTGGGCTATGATTAAATCCCAAATCCTGCCGACAGGACAGCAGCTGTTAAatagtcccaaaaaaaaaaatcctctaatATGTAAACACAGTTACCTGCAGTACCCATTGACAATTTTTCCAGCCACCACCCTGGTCATTCTCTCCCAGGCCTTCTCCGAGCCATCTACAGGAGCCCCCAGCAGGACCACATCCTCCACAACACCTTCACTACCTGGAAAAccgaaacaaaacacaacattccATTGACTGCAATGCAATTAATCCTAGACAGTTTTTCATTATACTTTGCATAATATATACCGGTTAATaaatactattactactacaaaCCCTAATTCCAGTGAAGTTGGGATGTTGTTCCCAAATGCTTACTGAATATTGTTAAAACTGGAAAGGTGCTAACGCATAGATAAATATGCctatgtacctttttttttttgaaacatgttGCAAGCATCAACTTCAAAGTGAgccaatatttgcaaaaaaaaaaaaagtttatagaTCACTttcaacattaaatatcttgtctttcaGTTAAATTGAATATAGATTGTTGCAACGTCCCAAATTTATTGGAATTGGCGTATGTACTAGAAATACAGAAAACTGTTAGACGCAGAGTGTAATACAGTTACTGTAATGGGATATAGTTCCTTGCAAGTTACTAATGATAATTACCACAATATTCAGGGAAATCAatgcaacaattaaaaaaaacagtcaagcaAAACTAAACTAGTATATGTTAGAAATAGCATTGCATTGTACTTGGTTTTGTATATGGAAAATTGCAACTCGAGCTGAAAAAGTACCAGACAGTAGAAGAGAAGTTAGATTTGAGAAGAAACTTGATGTTCATACCTTGATCCTTAGCGAGCTCCTGAAGACAGAAGTAGATAACTCTGGCACCCAAACTGAAGCCTATCAGACTGACTGGACGCTTCCCCTTTTAATGCAGAAGACAGCCTGAGTTGTTGAAACATCATTATCGATAGAAAGAAAATCTCCCTGCAATTCAATCAaacaattacacttttttttagtcTTGACTTCAAAGTAAATATGGTGAAGCTgaatttagctgttatgctgcacacaaatggaattaaCAGCCTCgggtgtaaatgcttttaaatccagattaaaaactttgctttgttttttgtgtatctgcttctaaacattttaaaccatatatttttattttattttagaaaacgaGTCTAATTTCTTTACTCTTAAATGTTATTGTCTGTCTGCTAAGACACTACCACAGGCTTCTAATAGCCGCAAAAAGACGCCTTCTTACCTGCTGTCTGCTTCTCAAAACCTGAGCAAGGTGCTTCCCCACCTCAGCCGAGCGGTTCAGACAAACACACCAGGGATTGTCGATGACACTGGCGGCAGCCAGCAAAGAGGCGGGCCACGTGAGTGCTGTTACGATACCTGGACAACGACACAAAGTAAGAGTTGAGTAGCATTGGTTTTACATTCTATGTCTCAATATGTACGTTATGTATTCAAGCCAGTCATGTGAGACTTCAGTATATTATGCGAGATTTCAGTTTGGTGAAAATCTAAAgcaatattttcaatattttattaatttaaccctggagaacccccgggtcaaatttggcccctataaattctgctactcaaataacaaatacctttttttttttttttttttttacaaatttaacttcaaaagtccagagtgccacttctgacccctgcatggggccatctagtggatgaatattgcacttacatgagccagagtggtggtgacaagatggctggcaacatgctgttttgttgagctggaaatcaatccaagcAAAACCTTcacagcaaaccatcagatggtaaaattgtgtttttttttgttaatctatttcatatcatgttgcagaatgcctaggagtatgttttatatatatattttaataaattagcaactctgagctagttaaaaaaaaagggttaaaattgaaaatacatatattttggtgttcagtgaacttatagcagtcatttaatgtataattcataattttccaaagaagaaaagggttcttgggttctccagggttaagccgAGGCACGTCTTAAATTACAAAAATCCCATTGCACATCACCaaatataaatgtcaaaaagcGTATATACTTTATACTGAAGTAATAGGTTAATTCAATTGTACCTGCTGCCATTTTAGTGCACGCACATTCATTTACTTGTTCACTATACgttgctggcatagatagatgaattgACATTGTTCATAGTAAATGTCACAGATGAGTCTATTGGTGAGGAGACTCACCTCCCAGGAACAAGCAGGTATCTAATTCTGCATGTTTACTCCCTATGATCTTCTCAGCCTTCTTCTCTTCTCCTACCTGAGAGGACGGTGTACTTGAGGGCCTCCTGAGCCATCATGCTGACCAGCCCGTCTAAAAGAGAGGTCATGGCTGAACCCAGGTCCCTGAGGAAACGCGACTCCCACACCAAGCAGTATTGCTCCCCGCAATCTCCCAGGCTGCACCAAGGGGCCTGGAACGAGCCTGGATGAGAGCAGTTAGCCTCTTATGTAAAGTCGACTGGGAGGCAATTTCAAATAGAGTGATACTTAGCCATTGCGTGTCAAGTATGTACTACTACGAGGAGCGCGTTGGTGCGTCAAGATAGTTGAGCTGATACATGAATGTCAGAATAGAtcttttgctattttttaacttttgttatgcatttattttaccAACATGAATGTGTTCATATTCACAAGATCAAGTGATAGTCAAGTGACTCAATTTTAGCAAATGACACTTTTGAATAGGGCTGAGCAATGAATCAAATTTAAATCGATATCACAAcatagaatgcaattttcaaatcctCAAGGctgcaattttgaaaaaatcaaaacaaaacggtTTCATTTGGTCCTGTtggtaatctttttttcttttttttttaaatatatatataaatgcagattttatgtatttatgttgtCTACATTAAGTTAAATGCTGAAGAGGGCTATAGCCTACATGTTCACATTACATTCTTGTggatattctcattcatccacaACATTCAACCACATCCACAAGCatttttctgtacatttttgttttttgtttcaataaacacGCAAAGTTGATGACACAGATAGTTTTGCATTATTGCTTTAATTATTGCTATTTCTTACTGAATTTATGCCCCACTGGTTCGGTGGAATTTTGTCAAGTTGCCAAAGTGAAGACTTAAAAGATTCCAAGTCCAAGAGTTTAGTAAGTTAACAACTCTATTTGAAGCATATTGACAAATAGTTTTACATATTAATTCATGCTTCATTTGCTTTTAGTTTAGCATTAACCTAACCTATAAgcccaaaacatttatgtataatccatccagccatccattctctatcctcactagggtcgcgataaatgtgataaatttattgcatgtgtttgttaaaaagtaCGTGGGAaataaacctttaaaaaaattgtatattaaatcgcaatattgagcaaaaaaaaagaaaaaagaaaagattattttttcaaaacttaCTTTTGAGATACCTTCCGATCTGAATATTTAGCCAAATGTTTGATATTCATTCAACATGATATGCTTGCAAAACTACATTAGCACTGACTCCGCtacacaaacaacacacaaacctcaaaactaagcattaaaaaagGGCCTCATTGTTCCACTTTGAAAATCCATTCTCTGTATTTTACAGTATCTTACAACCTCAAAAGTGTCCATTAAATTTTTAAGGCAAACTGTTCGATAGTTTGGAGAgttcaggtgtacctaatgttggtGTGACctaattataaaaatgaaatgtctaaatacaaataataagaTGATCAACACTTACTGTATTTACCAGTGCACAGCCACCCTGTCACTGCTATAGTAAGGTGAAGATGCTTTCCAGAGCTTAGCGGCAAAAATTCAAACTCCTCTATTGCGCCAACACACTTATTCATCTTGTACCCTGTTGAGAAACATTATGTAAAAACAGCAAATACAtctcaaagtcaacaaaaccTCTTTAGTTGGTGAAATTAATGAAGGGCTAGAATTTAGAGCATCATAGATTTGGAGCATCATAGAGACATTTACTCATCTTTACACCCACCGGTAAGTCCAGCGCCGGCTGCTCCAAAAAGGGAGGCTATGATTGCGATGCCAGTGGCTGAACCCAGAGCGGCAGCCCCTCCAGCCCCAATCACGGCACCGGCCCCTGCTGCCACTAAGGGGGCTGCCAGCCCACCAGTCACACCTGACAAACAAGGATGGGGGATAATTATTAAATGCAAAAATCATTTGCATTCCAAAACAGTACACCCCATTAATCAGCAGTGCTTCATAAGCATCTTCAATGTATGCAAAAACACAGCTGTTTCCCCAAGTGGCAATTCACTCATCTACAACATGCCAGTGGCAGCcggtaaacaaaacatttgaaatctgATAGCCTGTTTACGTGGCTTGGTAAATAAATGCTGCTGTTTCATGGCTCAGCAGTTAACTGTTGCTGGTGcaattttaattacatatcTTTTCAGGGTGGACCAAAAGAAGGTGTCTATTAGGGGTGGATGAAATGGAGAATAAAGTGAGTTTGAGAAATGGTGTGTACTTCAGTGGAGGCCACTTATTGAAGTAAAATGATATGTAGGGTTCATTTAAGATTAAAGTTATGAATGTAAGTATAATGTTGTCTGTCCACATGTGTGCAGAGATTGATAGGTGATCTCTCCACCTCTCGGCATAAGTTGGCTATAGTTCTGCTACGGCCACATAATAAACAGCATGGAAAACGGATGGGTAATCACCAATCAAAGTTCCGCCACCAACTGTTGCAAGTCCAATAAGGAGGTAGCGTCTTATTTTCCGACCTCTTTCTCTCTTCCGTCGCCGGGATGACTCCTCCCTAGTAAACAAATAATTGGAATCAACTGTGCaagttatacagtattttgtatGAATGCTAAATCCGTCAGATTCTTTATGTGACTTTTGAAAACAAGTAAGCCACTCGTATAGCATCTTACTCGCTTTCCTCTCCTCCTTCAGTCAGCCTTTCTCCAAGTGTCTCCTCAAACTCTTCCAGCTCTTGCGGTGAAACTCGGAGCAGACAGCCGACGTGCCGGATGAGCACCCTTGCTCTGGCATCATAGTGACCTGAGAGCATGAAGTAGAACTCATTTTGGTGTCAGTGCAACAGGCAGTTTATTacaggaacaacaacaacaaaaaaagctgaATGTTCCGTAAAAATATGTCCGTACTTGtctaaagtcaaaataaaatgaaatgaaaatcagACGTGTCACTGGAGCTCAGTTTGGTAAGCCTTTATCATTTGCCATTAAGAAGGATTGCGTTTTGGGTTTTATTTTGTAACTTATTGTTATGTtaatatgattattataaatgcTCAACATGAACACAACAGCCTGTacagttaataaatgttttatgtcaGAGACATTCGGACCATGTagcacattatttatttttgattaagtcctattgcatttttttctaaatcaaaaCACATTGATGACCATCCctgaataaactttttttttatgttgcaggTTCCACTGTATCATGCTAGAATTTGAATATTTTCCAACACTCCTATTCCTACGTGATACTAGCAACAGCTcttgaaacacaaacacaaaatagtgAATCCAGCATCCAAAACACTGTATTTTgcgtaaaatattttttcccccaggatGATGAGTGTTAAAAGATGTGATAATATTAATGCCATAAATTCCAATTTTAAGAGAATCCgatgtgaaagtgaaacaaaaaactgaaatctcCCACTAATTACAGTGCATTACAATGTAGGCAAAATTTTCATGGGAATATACTTGTCAGTGAGGTTTCTTACCGTCTTTAACAGAGAAGGACACCAAGTCCTGCAATTAAGAAATAAGTATGTTTAAAGActaacaaaaacagaacaacaTGTTGTGACAGTACATTTAGTataatgtagttaaaaaaatgtcagattcACAGAAGACTGACAACATGTCTTCTTCTCCATTTCTTTTGGCATATGTGAATGACATTACAGCCACCTACAGGAGAGCTGATTTGGATTGCCCTGctaatgatgtgtgtgtgtgtgtgtgtgtatgtggtcttgtttttgttacacagtggggccaacatttcagttgtggggcccacccgtccatgtgggggccattttgctgggccccacaagtttagacctctttttgagggtcaagacttggttttagagtttaggtccgaattgggttatggttgaggttagggtaaggaataggggtaggcaatcatttttgatggttggagtagggggaaggggctaggaaatgcattatgtctatggatgtcctcacaattatataagttcaagtatgtgtgtgtgtgtgtttttaatagtgCAGGAGGAAACAAACATAGAGAAGAATGAAGGTCTGTCTCCTGTATTTACATCTTGAAATTATTGGCATGTGGCTACAGAAAGGGGGGCAATGTggtttttgcttttaatttgacAAGAGACTGGAGGAAGCAATTAAATGGGGGGCTGCTGCAAAGTGGACATGGATGAATGAAATAGCAACATACAGCTATGGCTGAGCTGAGCAAAATGTTCATCTTATGTGAGCTTGTATTACATCCAGTAAAATATGTGTCACATTAGCTTAATGTTTCATAAATATAACATGATTGTTTACATTTGTCTCATTTGCTATTACAGTGATACCTGTAGGATGGGGATGGCACCTGCAGCCATCAGCGATTCAGCTTGCAGGATGGACAGGAAGGTGTCTGAGCCCTCAAATCCCAGGCCAGACAGGAAGGCCCCCATGACCG
This window harbors:
- the tmco4 gene encoding transmembrane and coiled-coil domain-containing protein 4, coding for MEAKHSSADTSFTPDPGGAEATQDASCDQSPEGIISRQMSEQGRFAYAALCGVSLGQLFAGNENSMFREQFLQGLVHWLDLDESVMPVMGAFLSGLGFEGSDTFLSILQAESLMAAGAIPILQDLVSFSVKDGHYDARARVLIRHVGCLLRVSPQELEEFEETLGERLTEGGEESEEESSRRRKRERGRKIRRYLLIGLATVGGGTLIGVTGGLAAPLVAAGAGAVIGAGGAAALGSATGIAIIASLFGAAGAGLTGYKMNKCVGAIEEFEFLPLSSGKHLHLTIAVTGWLCTGKYSSFQAPWCSLGDCGEQYCLVWESRFLRDLGSAMTSLLDGLVSMMAQEALKYTVLSGIVTALTWPASLLAAASVIDNPWCVCLNRSAEVGKHLAQVLRSRQQGKRPVSLIGFSLGARVIYFCLQELAKDQGSEGVVEDVVLLGAPVDGSEKAWERMTRVVAGKIVNGYCRGDWLLGFLYRSSAAQLCVAGLQPISIQDRRVINVDLSSVVKGHLDYMRQMDTILVAVGVPTKEVPGSSFMLRQPVTKATGTVDTPDQTQIKQQLRAPQNPVQEAGTCFADIREDSTRTTEMADGWDVPDISDLLDTLSSDDNESESPPRDRNNAPLCQVSATNHTPVFNESEEQAEVDDEHVSWSWDDTLWTAEQS